The nucleotide sequence TAGGCCGCCTGCTCGCAGGCGCTCCCATACCTCGGGCTTTTCTTACAGGAGAGAACCTTGGATAAGGGAGTCTGGATACACCGCGCAGCGACGTAGGCCGTTTGCTCGCAAACGCTCCCGACCGATCGTGACAGCGGGCGGCGCTCCCAATGAAAGACCACTCCGCAGGTTTTACTTACAGGAGGAAACAGAGATAAACAGAGCCCGAATCCCTAGCCCAGCGACGTAGGCTATTCAGGCCAATCCGACGAGGTCAGCCGAGTTTTTGGAGGCGCTTATTCGGGTTAATCCGCGCCCTAAATTCACCTGTCACCGCCTGACGCCATTCAAAACGCGCGGAAAACTCGCTACCTGAATAAATGGGTCAAAGAGCAGGTGATGGACAACATTCTGAGAATCCATTCGGCCTTTCGGACCTCCTACCATTAGATGCCGATGGTCGCCTCAGCTGACTTCAATCCATCCGCAAACTCAGGTCATGAAAACTATCGCCAGCTTCTCAAAGCCGGAGGAAGCATTTTTGGTTCGAGCACGATTGCAGGGCAACGGCGTGAACGCATCCATTCGCGATGAACACATCGTGAGTGCTTACTGGTATTATTCGAATGCCATCGGTGGGGTCCGAGTTGAAGTCGAGGATGATGACGTTGAACGCGCTCGAGAGATTCTGGAACGACCGCCTTGCGAAACAGGGATCTTGATTTGTCCGCAGTGTGGCTCGGGCACCGTGCGAATCAGAGAATTAAACGTCTGGACTGCCGTCGCGCTTACCATTGGGTTTCCACTTCCAGTGAAGTCGCGCAGAGCCGACTGCCTGAGTTGCAAACGCTCGCTTTTTCTAGCGGATTGTCTCATGGAAGAGGGCGATCAAAGATCACTTAGCCGGTCAATCCCCCCACGAGCCAAGCCAGCGAAACAATGACCCCTTGAAATTCGACCGCGCTAGAAATTCCGCCGAATTCCGAGAACTGTTCGATTGTCTCATGGGGATCGCCATCGGAGTGGCGGCGGCTGAAATCATTGGCATCCCATGGGCGGTGGCGGCACTCGCTGCCGTGTATGCGTTGAGACGTTTAAAGAACCATAACCATGCATTGAACCAACGTCTGCGCGTCTTCGCAGTGGTCACATGCTTCGGCCTCCTGTTGCACGGAAACTGGTCTGCATTTGTCGAAGGAATATCTGTCGGTTACGATGCCGTCGTAGACGTGGGAAACAGGTCGGCAAACTAATCGACGCTTTCACCGGTGATCATCACCACAATCCGCGTAGGCCAGACGAAAACTTCTCGGTAGATTGCCTACGAGAAAACGCTCTCCCACCCCAGTCGCCCGACTTAAAATGAAGGTTCGTATCACGCAGTCCGCGCCCCGACAAGGCGCATGGCGCGGGCAAGCTGGTAGTTTACGTTTCGGAATCCCGTCATTTTTTGCGATTTCCCGGCGAGGGTTTTGGTGAATGCTCGGGTCCCGAGTCCGTCCGTCTCAGGTTCTATCTTAGTTCATCTTTCCCTACCCCATGAATCGTCGCAAATTTGTCTCCAACCTCGCCG is from Synoicihabitans lomoniglobus and encodes:
- a CDS encoding DUF2007 domain-containing protein, producing the protein MKTIASFSKPEEAFLVRARLQGNGVNASIRDEHIVSAYWYYSNAIGGVRVEVEDDDVERAREILERPPCETGILICPQCGSGTVRIRELNVWTAVALTIGFPLPVKSRRADCLSCKRSLFLADCLMEEGDQRSLSRSIPPRAKPAKQ